GGCCAGTCGACGTCCTCGGAGACACCCACCCTGTTCGGAGCACCGATATAGACGGCTGCGGTGTCGACATCGAACATCGATCCATCAACCTTGGTTTCGTCTTTTTCCGCACGCGGGGACATCAATACTGGTACCGTGCATCGACAGTAGAGCCCCCGGTCGACGCCCTCGTAGCCGTCGAGTCGGTCGATCTCCGGCGTTGCCAGCAGCCGACCGGCCACTTGCTCGCCGGGGACGAGCGTGGGATATCGGCCGTCGACGCGCTGGAGGCCGTGGCAGACGGCCGGGGGACCGAACCGACACTCATCGAGGAGTGTCGACACCTGTTGGGGATCGGTTAATGTGCCGTACACGAAGACGACGGTCATGGAGTCTCTTCGGGTAAGATAGCGAAAGTAGCTGTGATTGTTCGCTCCGAATGAGCTAGTAGGCACTGACTACTACCACGCTGATTCGGTAGATGGGTTTTTGTCTATTCGGATAAGAGTCCCTACAGATGAAACGCCTCCCGCTCGTGATCGCTATCCTCCTGATCACGACCGTTATCGGTGCTGGTGTAGGTCCGCTATTAGGTGATACCGATAGTGTGGGGCAGGCAGACCCCGTCGACTTCGAGCCGTCATATGCGACACAGGTAACTGAGACGACCGAGGCCGACCGTGGGGTCATCAACGTATTGGCAATCCCAACGGGGGACATCGAGCGGAGTGAACTGCGTCGACAGTACGCGGATCTCGGCCCTGCCTCGGAGTTTGACACTGGCGTGACGACCGACAGACTCGCCACGCGGGCTATCGAACGCCAACTCGAGTCGACGAGCGCCGACGCCGAGCGAGAATCTCAACTCGATGCGGAACTCAGCACCGTTGAAGCCGAGGTCGACGGGCTCGAAACCCGTGAACGAACGGCGACACGCGCATTCAGCCGCGGGGAGATCGCCCCACGGGAGTTCCTGATCGAACTGGCGACGATCCATCTCAAAGCAACTGTACTCAGAGACCGGACAGCCATGTTGGAGTCCCGCGCGTCGACGTTCGACGATGAGCGATTCTCGAATAGCCGGTTCCAGCGGATCGAGTACGACCTCCAGATGCTCGAAGGCCCACTCCGAGCCCACGCGGTTGCAGTGCTTCGTGCAGAGCGCCCCGCCAATCGGATCATGATCGAAACGAGTGACTCCGGAATCGCGCTGACGGCCATCGATGATGGACAGTACATCCGAGAAGTAACCCGAAAAGAACTGCGGAAAAATGGCACGGGTGAGCTAACCCCCGAGCGGGCCGAGGAACTCACCCAACAGCAGTATCCGACGCTCTGGAACCGATCTACGAGTTGGAGTTCTGCCGGGCCGGGATCCCTGTTCGTGATGTCTGTCAACTTTGAACAAGGCGGGTTTCAAACATTCATCGATGGACCGTCCGAACGGACGTTTATCGAACATCAACAACTGCCGTTGGACACCGTCATTACCGGTTCGGAGACAACGAAGATCCAAGACGGACTGAACGTGACTGTCGAGCAAACCTACGCAGGCGGCCCGTTCCGCCTCACCGTCACCGACGAGTCGACCGGTGAGCCGGTCGAAGCGACGGTCACTGTCGGCCAAGACGGGCAAGAAAGCCAGACTGTCGGCACCACCGATGCCGAGGGCGCGCTTTGGGCGCTCAGTCCGCGTGGTACGTTCACGATCACCATCTTCGGTGAAGGTAACTCCGCGGCGTTCATCGACATTACACCACCGGCACCAGAAACAGTGACCACCGCCGAGTAGTCCCCAACTATTTTTATATCAAACCGCGGCCAGCCCGCCGTATGTCGTGGTCCCGCCAGTCAGCCGTCACGCATCGAACGCGAACAGGGCGAGCCTCAATCCCGGTCATCGGCACTATCGCTCTCGTTGCAGTGACGCTTGTCGTCGCCCTCACGCTGGGGACAGTGGTCCTCGGCCAGGGGTCGACGCCCGAGCCGGCACCGACGGCCGTGATTGATCTCTCGGTCGACGGCGATACGCTGACGTTCGCACACGAAAGCGGCGAGACTCTAGATGTTCGGGAACTCTCAGTTCGCATCTCGGTCGACGGGGAACCGCTCGATGACCACCCACCGGTGCCGTTTTTTTCGGCGTCGGGGTTTGAGTCGGGTCCGACAGGCCCGTTTAATACGGCGAGC
This sequence is a window from Halohasta litchfieldiae. Protein-coding genes within it:
- a CDS encoding gamma-glutamylcyclotransferase family protein; protein product: MTVVFVYGTLTDPQQVSTLLDECRFGPPAVCHGLQRVDGRYPTLVPGEQVAGRLLATPEIDRLDGYEGVDRGLYCRCTVPVLMSPRAEKDETKVDGSMFDVDTAAVYIGAPNRVGVSEDVDWPGSGAFDHRVVDYIETNEVHIEINPVEMGNDDS
- a CDS encoding DUF7096 domain-containing protein, whose protein sequence is MKRLPLVIAILLITTVIGAGVGPLLGDTDSVGQADPVDFEPSYATQVTETTEADRGVINVLAIPTGDIERSELRRQYADLGPASEFDTGVTTDRLATRAIERQLESTSADAERESQLDAELSTVEAEVDGLETRERTATRAFSRGEIAPREFLIELATIHLKATVLRDRTAMLESRASTFDDERFSNSRFQRIEYDLQMLEGPLRAHAVAVLRAERPANRIMIETSDSGIALTAIDDGQYIREVTRKELRKNGTGELTPERAEELTQQQYPTLWNRSTSWSSAGPGSLFVMSVNFEQGGFQTFIDGPSERTFIEHQQLPLDTVITGSETTKIQDGLNVTVEQTYAGGPFRLTVTDESTGEPVEATVTVGQDGQESQTVGTTDAEGALWALSPRGTFTITIFGEGNSAAFIDITPPAPETVTTAE
- a CDS encoding type IV pilin N-terminal domain-containing protein, giving the protein MSWSRQSAVTHRTRTGRASIPVIGTIALVAVTLVVALTLGTVVLGQGSTPEPAPTAVIDLSVDGDTLTFAHESGETLDVRELSVRISVDGEPLDDHPPVPFFSASGFESGPTGPFNTASDPEWEIGETASLTVADTNSPTLDSGSTVSVRMYWENKPVIRTETQV